In a genomic window of Lycium ferocissimum isolate CSIRO_LF1 chromosome 9, AGI_CSIRO_Lferr_CH_V1, whole genome shotgun sequence:
- the LOC132030528 gene encoding probable aquaporin PIP-type pTOM75, with protein sequence MAENKEEDVKLGANKFRETQPLGTAAQTDKDYKEPPPAPLFEPGELSSWSFYRAGIAEFMATFLFLYITILTVMGLKRSDSLCSSVGIQGVAWAFGGMIFALVYCTAGISGGHINPAVTFGLFLARKLSLTRAIFYIVMQCLGAICGAGVVKGFMVGPYQRLGGGANVVNPGYTKGDGLGAEIIGTFVLVYTVFSATDAKRNARDSHVPILAPLPIGFAVFLVHLATIPITGTGINPARSLGAAIIYNTDAAWDDHWIFWVGPFIGAALAAVYHQMIIRAMPFHKS encoded by the exons ATGgcagaaaacaaagaagaagatgTTAAGCTTGGAGCTAACAAGTTTAGGGAAACTCAACCATTGGGTACTGCTGCACAAACTGATAAGGATTACAAAGAGCCACCACCAGCTCCATTGTTTGAACCAGGAGAGTTGTCATCATGGTCTTTTTACAGGGCTGGAATTGCTGAGTTTATGGCaactttcttgtttttgtatATCACTATCTTGACTGTTATGGGTCTTAAGAGATCTGATAGTTTGTGTAGTTCAGTGGGTATTCAAGGTGTTGCTTGGGCTTTTGGTGGTATGATCTTTGCTTTGGTCTACTGTACTGCTGGTATCTcag GAGGACACATCAACCCAGCTGTGACCTTTGGACTGTTCTTGGCAAGGAAACTTTCCTTAACCAGGGCTATTTTCTACATAGTGATGCAATGCCTTGGTGCAATCTGTGGTGCTGGTGTTGTGAAGGGCTTCATGGTGGGACCATACCAGAGACTTGGTGGTGGTGCTAATGTAGTTAATCCTGGTTACACCAAAGGTGATGGCCTTGGTGCTGAAATTATTGGCACCTTTGTCCTTGTTTACACTGTTTTCTCTGCTACTGATGCCAAGAGAAATGCCAGAGACTCACATGTTCCT ATTTTGGCACCACTTCCCATTGGATTCGCGGTGTTCTTGGTTCATTTGGCCACCATTCCCATAACCGGAACTGGCATCAACCCCGCCAGGAGTCTTGGAGCTGCTATCATCTACAACACCGATGCAGCATGGGATGACCAC TGGATCTTCTGGGTTGGACCATTCATTGGAGCTGCTCTTGCTGCAGTCTACCACCAAATGATCATCAGAGCCATGCCATTCCACAAGTCTTAA
- the LOC132030521 gene encoding signal peptide peptidase-like 2: MDFHRISFVIFICGVVLLSLNIPAKVTAGDIVHDDDVAPKKPGCENDFVLVKVQTWIDGKEDAEFVGVGARFGTTIVSKEKNAQQTPLTLSDPRDCCKPPRKKLAGEVIMVDRGHCKFTTKASNAEAAGASAILIVNNQKELYKMVCDPEETDLDIHIPAVMLPQDAGTTLNKMLLNGSSSVTVQLYSPKRPVVDSAEVFLWLMAVGTILCGSYWSAWSAKETAIEQDKLLKDASEEELSNFGTGGSSTVMEINVISAFLFVVVASCALIVLYKLMRFTWFFEILVVLFCIGGVEGLQTCLVALLARWFKRTGESFIKLPIFGAVSYLTLAVSPFCITFAVVWAVYRNSSFGWIGQDILGITLIITVLQIVRIPNLKVGTVLLGCAFIYDIFWVFASKSLFHESVMIVVARGDKSGEDGIPMLLKIPRLFDPWGGYSIIGFGDILLPGLLVAFSLRYDWLAKKNLRAGYFLWAIIAYGLGLLITYVALNLMDGHGQPALLYIVPFTLGTFLMLGRKRGDLKILWTKGEPERVCSHVHLESMEE; this comes from the exons ATGGATTTCCATAGGATTAGCTTTGTAATTTTCATCTGTGGAGTTGTATTACTTTCACTCAACATTCCTGCTAAAGTTACAGCTGGTGACATTGTTCATGATGATGACGTGGCACCCAAGAAGCCTGGTTGTGAGAATGATTTTGTGTTg GTGAAAGTTCAAACTTGGATTGATGGTAAAGAGGATGCAGAATTTGTTGGTGTTGGTGCTAGATTTGGCACTACTATTGTGTCAAAGGAGAAAAATGCACAGCAAACTCCGCTTACTCTTTCTGACCCTCGGGATTGTTGCAAGCCTCCAAGGAAAAAG CTTGCTGGAGAGGTCATCATGGTAGATCGTGGCCATTGCAAATTCACAACGAAGGCTAGTAATGCTGAAGCTGCAGGGGCTTCGGCAATCCTGATAGTAAATAATCAAAAAG AACTCTACAAGATGGTTTGTGATCCTGAAGAAACAGACCTAGATATACACATACCTGCTGTTATGCTACCTCAGGATGCTGGGACAACACTGAATAAAATGCTTTTAAATGGCTCGTCATCAG TTACCGTGCAACTCTACTCTCCAAAACGACCTGTAGTGGACAGTGCAGAAGTATTTTTGTGGCTGATGGCTGTTGGTACAATCTTGTGTGGTTCTTATTGGTCTGCTTGGAGTGCTAAAGAAACAGCTATAGAGCAGGACAAGCTGTTGAAG GATGCTTCAGAGGAAGAGCTTTCAAATTTTGGAACTGGTGGTTCAAGCACTGTGATGGAAATAAACGTGATATCGGCATtcttatttgttgttgttgcttccTGCGCCTTGATTGTATTGTATAAGTTGATGAGGTTCACGTGGTTCTTTGAAATCTTGGTGGTTCTCTTTTGCATCGGTGGTGTAGAG GGGCTACAAACTTGCTTAGTTGCCTTGCTAGCAAG gTGGTTTAAGCGCACGGGAGAGTCATTCATTAAATTACCCATTTTTGGTGCTGTCTCTTATCTTACTTTGGCTGTTTCCCCATTCTGCATAACTTTTGCAGTGGTTTGGGCAGTGTACAGAAATTCTTCTTTTGGCTGGATAGGTCAAGACATACTT GGAATCACACTAATAATTACAGTTCTGCAAATTGTACGGATACCTAATCTCAAG GTCGGTACAGTTCTTTTGGGTTGTGCCTTCATCTACGACATATTTTGGGTGTTTGCTTCTAAGAGTCTCTTCCATGAAAGTGTGATGATTGTGGTAG CTCGTGGTGATAAAAGTGGGGAGGATGGTATTCCAATGCTGCTGAAGATTCCACGACTATTTGATCCATGGGGTGGTTACAGCATTATTGGCTTCGGTGACATCCTTTTGCCTGGCCTGCTAGTAGCATTTTCACTTAG GTATGATTGGCTTGCAAAGAAGAATCTTCGTGCTGGTTACTTCTTGTGGGCAATTATTGCATATGGATTAG GTCTTCTGATTACATATGTAGCATTGAACTTAATGGATGGTCATGGCCAACCTGCACTTCTTTACATCGTCCCATTCACCCTCG GGACCTTTTTGATGCTGGGGAGAAAGAGAGGTGACCTGAAAATTCTTTGGACAAAGGGTGAACCGGAAAGGGTGTGTTCACATGTTCATCTCGAATCAATGGAAGAATAA
- the LOC132030522 gene encoding UDP-N-acetylmuramoyl-L-alanyl-D-glutamate--2,6-diaminopimelate ligase MurE homolog, chloroplastic, with the protein MPFTLLFPPPFPSLLHHTPPPLHFKPFIRYPTTLTTPTTLNPLYAIGADGKYYPTPSDDDPPEAPEDSMHGVNKFQQIQRQAAKARKKQEELFKKEQSIFVNALADVEDAPDNPNANDNDNSGDDLFGEIDKAIALKRKEFVKQGLLKPNPKKTGLSEVEVENVDELEPEEVVDLEEINELTGLTEISEGEESEGERSDFEVSSDDMVVKGEFTDLSSFDIDFDEFGKAKPRIVEPKFRMSLAELLDESRVVPVSVYGDLEVEISGIQHDSRLVESGDLFVCCVGRKTDGHLYLSEADKRGAVAVVASKEIDIEETLGCKALVIVEDTNAVLAVLAASFYRHPSRSMSVIGITGTNGKTTTSYLIKAMYGAMGLRTGMLSTVGYYIYGDNKLESPHTTPDSVLVQKLMAKMVHNGTEAVVMEASSHGLALGRCDEVDFDIAVFTNLTRDHLDFHGNEKEYRDAKAKLFARMVDPARHRKIVNIDDPSAAFFIAQGNPDVPVVTFAMENKNADVHPLKFQLSLFETQVLVNTPQGILEISSGLLGRHNIYNILAAVAVGIAVGAPLEDIVKGIEEVDAVPGRCELIDEEQAFGVIVDYAHTPDALSRLLDYVRELGPRRVITVFGCAGESDRGKRPIMAKIATDKSDVTILTSDNPKTEDPLDILDDMLAGVGWTMQDYLKHGENDYYPPLSNGHRLFLHDIRRVAVRCAVAMGEEGDIVVVAGKGHETYQIEGEKKEFFDDREECREALQYVDELHQAGIDTSEFPWRLPESH; encoded by the exons ATGCCCTTCACCCTTCTCTTTCCACCACCTTTCCCTTCACTTCTCCACCATACCCCACCACCCCTCCACTTCAAACCCTTCATAAGGTACCCCACCACCCtcaccacccccaccaccctcaACCCCCTCTATGCCATTGGAGCTGATGGTAAGTACTACCCCACCCCCTCAGATGATGACCCACCTGAAGCACCTGAAGATTCAATGCATGGTGTTAACAAATTCCAGCAAATACAAAGACAAGCAgctaaagcaagaaaaaaacaagaagagcTTTTCAAGAAAGAACAGTCCATTTTTGTAAATGCATTAGCTGATGTTGAAGATGCACCTGATAATCCTAATGCCAATGATAATGACAATTCTGGGGATGATTTGTTTGGTGAAATTGATAAAGCTATTGCcttgaaaagaaaagagtttGTTAAACAAGGTCTTTTAAAGCCTAACCCCAAGAAAACAGGCTTAAGTGAGGTTGAGGTTGAGAATGTTGATGAATTAGAACCTGAAGAAGTTGTTGATTTAGAGGAGATTAATGAGCTTACTGGGCTGACTGAAATTTCTGAAGGTGAAGAAAGTGAAGGAGAAAGGTCTGATTTTGAGGTAAGTAGTGATGATATGGTTGTTAAAGGTGAATTTACTGATTTATCTTCATTTGATATTGATTTTGATGAGTTTGGTAAAGCAAAACCAAGAATTGTTGAACCTAAGTTTAGGATGAGTTTAGCTGAGCTTTTAGATGAGAGTAGGGTAGTGCCGGTGTCGGTGTATGGAGATTTAGAGGTGGAGATTAGTGGTATACAACACGATTCGCGGTTGGTTGAGAGTGGTGAtttgtttgtgtgttgtgttgggAGGAAAACCGATGGACATTTATATTTATCTGAGGCTGATAAGAGAGGGGCCGTTGCTGTTGTAGCTAGTAAAGAGATTGATATTGAGGAAACTTTGGGGTGTAAAGCTTTAGTCATCGTGGAGGATACGAATGCAGTGCTTGCAGTGTTAGCTGCTTCGTTTTATAGGCATCCGTCTAGAAGTATGTCTGTGATTGGGATTACAGGAACTAATGGAAAGACTACGACGTCTTACTTAATAAAGGCAATGTATGGAGCAATGGGGTTGAGAACAGGCATGTTGAGTACAGTAGGGTATTATATTTATGGGGATAACAAGTTAGAGTCCCCTCATACAACCCCGGATTCTGTTTTGGTTCAGAAACTAATGGCAAAGATGGTTCATAATGGGACTGAGGCTGTGGTAATGGAGGCTTCTTCTCATGGATTAGCATTAGGTCGGTGTGATGAGGTTGATTTTGACATTGCAGTTTTTACTAACTTGACGCGGGATCATTTAGATTTTCATGGGAACGAGAAGGAGTATAGGGATGCTAAAGCTAAGCTGTTTGCTAGGATGGTGGACCCCGCACGGCACCGTAAGATTGTGAATATTGATGACCCTAGTGCAGCTTTCTTTATAGCACAAGGAAATCCAGATGTCCCTGTTGTGACTTTTGCAATGGAGAATAAGAATGCTGATGTTCATCCCTTAAAGTTTCAATTATCTCTCTTTGAGACTCAAGTGTTGGTCAACACACCTCAAGGCATATTGGAGATTTCGTCCGGGTTGCTTGGAAGGCATAACATCTATAATATTCTTGCAGCTGTTGCTGTTGGGATTGCGGTTGGGGCACCTTTGGAGGACATTGTCAAAGGTATTGAAGAGGTTGATGCAGTCCCTGGTCGGTGTGAATTGATAGATGAGGAACAGGCTTTCGGAGTAATTGTAGACTATGCGCATACCCCTGATGCTTTATCTAGACTACTTGATTACGTGAGAGAGCTTGGCCCTAGGAGGGTTATAACAG TTTTTGGTTGTGCTGGAGAGAGCGACAGAGGGAAGAGACCCATAATGGCAAAGATAGCAACAGATAAAAGTGATGTGACGATTCTGACATCCGACAATCCAAAGACTGAGGATCCTT TGGACATCTTGGATGATATGTTGGCTGGTGTAGGATGGACTATGCAGGACTACTTGAAACACGGAGAGAATGATTATTACCCCCCTCTTTCTAATGGCCACAGACTCTTCCTACATGATATCAGACGTGTGGCTGTGCGCTGTGCCGTTGCCATGGGTGAGGAAGGTGATATAGTT GTGGTTGCTGGAAAAGGCCATGAGACATACCAAATAGAAGGTGAGAAGAAGGAGTTTTTTGATGATCGAGAGGAATGTAGAGAAGCTTTACAGTATGTTGATGAACTTCACCAAGCTGGAATTGACACAAGTGAATTCCCATGGCG GTTACCGGAGAGTCATTGA